A portion of the Rhodopseudomonas sp. BAL398 genome contains these proteins:
- a CDS encoding formimidoylglutamate deiminase: MTGLFFDQALLPQGWVRDVRIAVAAGRIAQVSCGVAAEPGDERHRIGLPGVCNLHSHGFQRGMAGLAELRGASTDSFWTWREVMYRFVGRMTADDIEAVTAQAYVEMLEAGLTRVGEFHYIHHDANGGPYDNVAELAERIAAAAQATGIGLTLLPVFYAHAGFGSRAPDPGQGRFINDIERYARLLEASRRAVAGQSGAVVGVAPHSLRAVTPTELAAVVALAGAGPVHIHIAEQTREVDDCLAWSGQRPLQWLFDNAPVDRRWCLVHATHATDAELAAIAASGAVAGLCPVTEANLGDGTFDAPAFVKHGGRFGVGSDSNVLIGLTDELRQLEYSQRLARQARNVMALADGSSGRALFDGALRGGAQALGVGGCGLTEGGFADIVSLDADDVGLAGRAGDAILDSWIFGSRRPLVDCVWAQGRKVVKDGQHHCRDTVALRFRRAIEGLLLA; the protein is encoded by the coding sequence GTGACGGGATTGTTTTTCGACCAGGCGTTGTTGCCGCAGGGCTGGGTGCGCGACGTCAGAATCGCGGTCGCGGCCGGTCGCATCGCGCAAGTGTCCTGCGGCGTGGCGGCGGAGCCCGGCGACGAGCGGCATCGCATCGGGCTGCCGGGCGTCTGCAATCTCCACAGCCACGGCTTCCAGCGCGGCATGGCGGGGCTCGCCGAATTGCGCGGCGCCTCGACCGACAGTTTCTGGACTTGGCGCGAGGTGATGTATCGTTTCGTCGGCCGGATGACCGCCGACGATATCGAGGCGGTGACGGCGCAGGCCTATGTGGAGATGCTGGAAGCGGGGCTGACCCGGGTCGGCGAATTCCACTACATCCATCACGACGCGAATGGCGGGCCTTACGACAATGTCGCCGAACTGGCCGAGCGGATCGCGGCCGCCGCGCAGGCCACCGGAATCGGTCTGACGCTGCTGCCGGTGTTTTATGCCCATGCGGGTTTCGGCAGCCGCGCGCCCGATCCGGGGCAGGGACGTTTCATCAACGATATCGAGCGATACGCGCGGCTGCTGGAGGCGAGCCGGCGCGCCGTGGCCGGGCAATCCGGCGCGGTGGTGGGGGTGGCGCCGCATTCGCTGCGCGCGGTGACGCCTACTGAGCTTGCTGCGGTGGTGGCGCTGGCCGGCGCCGGCCCGGTCCATATCCACATCGCCGAGCAGACCAGGGAGGTCGACGATTGCCTCGCCTGGAGCGGGCAGCGGCCGCTGCAATGGCTGTTCGACAATGCCCCGGTCGATCGCCGCTGGTGTCTGGTCCACGCCACCCACGCCACCGACGCCGAACTCGCCGCGATCGCGGCGAGCGGCGCCGTGGCCGGACTTTGCCCGGTCACCGAAGCCAATCTCGGCGACGGCACCTTCGATGCGCCGGCCTTCGTCAAGCACGGCGGCCGGTTCGGCGTCGGCTCGGACAGCAATGTGCTGATCGGCCTCACCGATGAATTGCGGCAACTGGAATATTCGCAGCGCCTGGCGCGCCAGGCCCGCAACGTCATGGCGCTGGCCGACGGGTCGAGCGGGCGGGCGCTGTTCGACGGCGCTCTGCGCGGCGGCGCCCAGGCGCTCGGCGTTGGAGGCTGCGGGCTGACCGAAGGCGGCTTCGCCGATATCGTCAGCCTCGACGCGGACGATGTCGGCCTGGCCGGCCGCGCCGGCGATGCCATCCTCGATAGCTGGATTTTCGGCAGCCGCCGACCGCTGGTGGATTGCGTATGGGCGCAGGGCCGCAAGGTGGTAAAGGACGGCCAACATCATTGCCGGGACACGGTCGCGTTGCGATTCCGCCGGGCGATCGAGGGGTTGCTTCTCGCATGA
- the hutC gene encoding histidine utilization repressor, with product MTAKLKAGAKIAPKALYQRIRCDLEAKITSGDWPPGHRVPFEHELMETYSCSRMTVNKVISALAEAGLVVRRRRAGSFVSRPRVQSAILQIPDLKGEVEKRGERYGFRLIELHQRRPTAADRARIAVGAGTRLLAIRCLHEAQGQPFAIEDRLINLQAVPDALRVDFSITPPNTWLVGHVPWTEAEHRITACNADQRLAEDLKIDLGAACLVIERRTWRTGEPITAVRITHPGHLYDLIARFTPTG from the coding sequence ATGACCGCGAAACTTAAGGCTGGCGCGAAGATCGCGCCGAAAGCGTTGTATCAACGAATCCGCTGCGATCTCGAGGCCAAGATCACATCTGGGGATTGGCCGCCGGGGCACCGTGTGCCGTTCGAACACGAATTGATGGAAACCTATTCCTGTTCGCGGATGACGGTGAACAAGGTGATCTCGGCGCTGGCCGAGGCGGGCCTGGTGGTGCGCCGCCGCAGGGCCGGCAGCTTCGTGTCGCGGCCCCGCGTGCAGTCGGCGATCCTGCAGATACCCGATCTCAAGGGCGAGGTCGAAAAGCGCGGCGAGCGCTACGGCTTTCGGCTGATCGAACTGCACCAGCGCCGGCCCACGGCCGCCGACAGGGCCCGGATCGCGGTCGGCGCCGGCACCCGGCTGCTGGCGATCCGCTGTCTGCACGAGGCCCAGGGCCAGCCCTTCGCGATCGAGGATCGGCTGATCAATCTGCAGGCGGTGCCGGATGCGCTGCGGGTGGATTTTTCGATCACGCCGCCGAACACCTGGCTGGTCGGCCATGTGCCGTGGACCGAGGCCGAGCATCGCATCACCGCATGCAACGCCGACCAGCGTCTCGCCGAGGATCTCAAGATCGACCTTGGGGCGGCGTGCCTCGTCATCGAACGACGGACATGGCGAACCGGCGAGCCGATCACGGCGGTACGGATAACGCATCCCGGCCACCTCTACGATCTGATCGCGCGTTTCACCCCGACCGGCTGA
- a CDS encoding TIGR02281 family clan AA aspartic protease, whose translation MSRLLLIALVLVATVGAVLAYGDPKRIAHASQLVVSILHTPSPRPTRSVQIPRGHGGEFALRAKINGVSAPMVIDTGATSVVLTYETAMAAGLPLELLKFDVAVETAGGRTHAAKLSLDSLAIGRLVERSVPALVVPRGQMKTNLLGMSFLDRLESWEVRADRLRLRGYP comes from the coding sequence GTGAGCCGGCTGCTGCTGATCGCGCTGGTGCTGGTGGCGACGGTGGGCGCGGTGCTGGCCTATGGCGATCCCAAGCGGATCGCCCATGCCAGCCAACTGGTTGTGAGCATCCTGCACACGCCGAGCCCCAGACCGACCCGATCGGTGCAGATCCCGCGCGGCCATGGCGGCGAATTCGCGCTGCGCGCCAAGATCAACGGCGTCAGCGCGCCGATGGTGATCGACACCGGCGCGACCTCGGTGGTGCTGACCTATGAGACCGCGATGGCCGCCGGGCTGCCGCTGGAATTGCTGAAATTCGACGTCGCCGTCGAGACTGCCGGCGGCCGCACCCACGCCGCGAAACTGTCGCTCGACAGTCTGGCGATCGGCCGGCTGGTCGAGCGCTCTGTGCCGGCTTTGGTGGTGCCGCGCGGTCAGATGAAGACCAATCTGCTCGGCATGAGTTTTCTCGATCGGCTGGAAAGCTGGGAGGTCCGCGCCGACCGGCTGCGGCTGCGCGGCTACCCGTAA
- a CDS encoding ABC transporter permease → MNDATATAIPPAASENWAGRRRSLVARAAHGFLVLLPGIAILLFWQWASGRLIKEIYVSKPTAVADRLYELFSSGEIYPHLWTTGQELVLGYLIGVGGGILAGYALGRSPRLATIFEPYVMAFYGVPKIALAPLFIIWFGIGIWSKIALAAIMVFFLVFYNVYSGVRAVDRELVNLTLVMGASQRQLTYHVYLPAAAPYVMLGMRMAVPYSVIGVIVGEFTSSIQGLGLFIHEASSTYDPAGVFAGIVILLAFVVVANTIAGRLERHFLRWKTPTALGPSAV, encoded by the coding sequence ATGAACGACGCCACCGCTACGGCCATTCCTCCGGCTGCCTCCGAAAATTGGGCCGGCAGGCGGCGCAGTCTGGTTGCGCGAGCCGCCCATGGCTTTCTGGTGCTGCTGCCCGGGATCGCGATCCTGCTGTTCTGGCAATGGGCGTCTGGCCGGCTGATCAAGGAGATTTATGTCAGCAAACCCACCGCGGTCGCCGACCGGCTCTATGAGCTGTTCAGTTCTGGCGAGATCTATCCGCACCTGTGGACCACCGGGCAGGAATTGGTGCTGGGCTATCTGATCGGCGTCGGTGGCGGCATCCTGGCTGGCTACGCGCTCGGCCGCTCGCCGCGACTTGCCACGATCTTCGAGCCCTATGTCATGGCGTTCTACGGCGTGCCCAAGATCGCGCTGGCGCCGCTGTTCATCATCTGGTTCGGCATCGGCATCTGGTCGAAGATCGCGCTGGCCGCCATCATGGTGTTCTTTCTCGTGTTCTATAACGTGTATTCCGGCGTCCGCGCGGTCGATCGCGAACTCGTCAATTTGACGCTGGTGATGGGCGCGAGCCAGCGCCAGCTGACCTATCACGTCTATCTTCCCGCCGCCGCCCCCTACGTCATGCTCGGCATGCGGATGGCGGTGCCCTACAGTGTCATCGGGGTCATCGTCGGCGAGTTCACCTCCTCGATCCAGGGCCTCGGCCTGTTCATCCACGAGGCATCGTCGACCTACGATCCCGCCGGCGTATTCGCCGGGATCGTCATCCTGCTGGCCTTCGTGGTGGTGGCCAATACCATCGCCGGGCGGCTGGAACGCCATTTCCTGCGCTGGAAAACCCCGACCGCACTGGGCCCGAGCGCAGTCTGA
- the dusA gene encoding tRNA dihydrouridine(20/20a) synthase DusA, whose amino-acid sequence MMDWTDRHCRVFHRLLTRRARLYSEMVTTGAVIHGDRQRLLGFDACEHPVALQLGGSDPADLATSARIGEDFGYHEINLNVGCPSDRVQDGRFGACLMAEPALVADCVAAMKRAVRIPVTVKCRIGIDDQDPEIALDAMARAVVDAGVDALIVHARKAWLQGLSPKQNRDVPPLDYALVYRLKAAFPQLPISINGGIAGVAEAAAHLDHVDGVMLGRAAYQEPWRLLAVDPQLFGGAPPHATMQDALEAMMPYIAEQLAQGTRLHAITRHLVGAFHGVKGARAFRRHLAEHGTRPGAGVAVLRDAIALVAGPAYEIA is encoded by the coding sequence ATGATGGATTGGACCGATCGGCATTGCCGCGTGTTCCACCGGCTGCTGACGCGGCGCGCGCGGCTGTATAGCGAGATGGTGACCACCGGCGCCGTGATTCATGGCGATCGGCAGCGGCTGCTCGGCTTTGACGCATGCGAACATCCGGTGGCGCTGCAGCTCGGCGGCTCGGACCCGGCGGATCTCGCCACCAGCGCGCGGATCGGCGAGGATTTCGGCTATCACGAGATCAATCTCAATGTCGGCTGCCCGTCCGATCGGGTGCAGGATGGCCGCTTCGGCGCCTGCCTGATGGCGGAGCCGGCGCTGGTCGCCGACTGCGTCGCGGCGATGAAGCGCGCGGTGCGGATTCCGGTGACGGTCAAATGCCGGATCGGGATCGATGATCAGGATCCCGAGATCGCGCTCGATGCGATGGCGCGCGCGGTGGTCGACGCCGGCGTCGACGCGCTGATCGTGCATGCCCGCAAGGCCTGGCTGCAGGGCCTGTCGCCGAAGCAGAATCGCGACGTGCCACCGCTGGACTACGCGCTGGTGTATCGGCTCAAGGCGGCGTTTCCGCAGCTGCCGATCAGCATCAATGGCGGCATCGCCGGCGTCGCCGAGGCCGCGGCACATCTCGACCATGTCGATGGCGTGATGCTGGGCCGCGCCGCCTATCAGGAGCCGTGGCGGCTATTGGCGGTCGATCCGCAGCTGTTCGGCGGGGCGCCGCCGCACGCCACCATGCAGGACGCGCTGGAGGCGATGATGCCCTATATCGCCGAGCAGCTGGCGCAAGGCACGCGGCTGCACGCCATCACAAGGCATCTGGTCGGCGCGTTTCATGGCGTGAAGGGCGCGCGCGCTTTCCGCCGCCATCTCGCCGAGCATGGCACCAGGCCCGGCGCCGGCGTCGCGGTGTTGCGCGACGCTATCGCGCTGGTCGCGGGGCCGGCTTACGAAATCGCCTGA
- a CDS encoding ABC transporter substrate-binding protein, with protein MPSISGLTRTLTLTATLLLVPTLALAQQPVRIAQGFASLSFLPVWGARALDSFAPQGLSATVLNSPGGDPAALAALDAGDADLAAVGTESVLRAVSKGQPFEIVYNLMSKVTLQLVVAPSLLEKAGVKPGDPLQKRLAALKGAIIGVSAVGGTQDTAARWLATQGGLDPKTDIKVAQVGSPRALQAALENHRIDAFVLSPPEGYLATKSGAGIILVSLGDDFPLLANQPYLVLVAKKPIDDKAKALIVKTVRAMQAASAALVKDPEATAQAIQKQFFAKAEPAAITAAIKAMQSGVANAGKLDVKAFENQLAFSKEVGTVFDKEFDAEAARNDVWTNDFVEAAKK; from the coding sequence ATGCCTTCGATCAGCGGCCTGACCCGAACACTGACCCTGACAGCGACCTTGCTGCTTGTTCCGACGCTGGCGCTGGCGCAGCAACCGGTCAGGATCGCCCAGGGCTTCGCGTCATTGAGCTTCCTGCCGGTGTGGGGCGCCCGCGCGCTCGACAGCTTCGCGCCGCAGGGCCTCAGCGCCACGGTGCTGAATTCTCCGGGCGGCGATCCGGCGGCGCTGGCGGCGCTCGACGCCGGCGATGCCGATCTGGCGGCGGTCGGCACCGAGTCGGTGCTGCGCGCCGTCTCCAAGGGCCAACCGTTCGAGATCGTCTACAATCTGATGTCGAAAGTGACGTTGCAGCTGGTGGTCGCTCCGTCGCTGCTGGAAAAGGCCGGCGTCAAGCCGGGCGATCCGCTGCAGAAGCGGCTCGCCGCGCTGAAGGGCGCGATCATCGGCGTGTCCGCAGTCGGCGGCACCCAGGACACCGCGGCGCGCTGGCTCGCCACACAGGGCGGCCTCGATCCCAAGACCGACATCAAGGTAGCGCAGGTCGGCAGCCCGCGGGCGCTGCAGGCCGCGCTGGAGAACCACCGGATCGACGCCTTCGTGCTGTCGCCGCCGGAAGGCTATCTGGCGACCAAATCCGGCGCCGGCATCATTCTGGTCTCGCTCGGCGACGACTTTCCGCTGCTCGCCAACCAGCCCTATCTGGTGCTGGTGGCCAAGAAGCCGATCGACGACAAGGCGAAGGCGCTGATCGTCAAGACGGTCCGCGCGATGCAGGCCGCCAGCGCCGCGCTGGTGAAGGATCCGGAGGCGACCGCGCAGGCGATCCAGAAGCAATTCTTCGCCAAGGCCGAGCCCGCGGCGATCACCGCGGCAATCAAGGCGATGCAAAGCGGCGTCGCCAATGCCGGCAAGCTCGACGTCAAGGCGTTCGAGAACCAGCTCGCCTTCTCCAAAGAGGTCGGCACCGTGTTCGACAAGGAGTTCGATGCCGAAGCAGCCCGCAACGATGTCTGGACCAACGACTTCGTCGAGGCCGCCAAGAAGTAA
- a CDS encoding DUF1289 domain-containing protein has product MSIETPCIAVCMIDPESALCLGCGRTLPEIARWHRLDSAERLAIMDALPARMSDAGLVPPGQPSATAAT; this is encoded by the coding sequence ATGAGCATTGAAACCCCATGCATCGCCGTCTGCATGATCGATCCCGAAAGTGCCCTGTGTCTGGGCTGCGGCCGCACGCTGCCGGAAATCGCCCGCTGGCACCGGCTCGACTCAGCCGAGCGGCTGGCGATCATGGACGCGCTGCCGGCGCGGATGTCGGATGCCGGCCTGGTTCCGCCGGGCCAGCCGAGCGCGACAGCCGCCACGTAA
- a CDS encoding ABC transporter ATP-binding protein — MSEAVLSFDAIGQDFPTPGARSTIRVIDGISFEVGSGKFVAVIGPSGCGKSTLLQMAAGLLMPTRGGVRHRGRAVRDVNREVGFVPQQAQLFPWKTLAENVELPLLLRGIAAEERRHRVASALKAVGLDGFEHYFPGQLSGGMQKRGSIARTLIYRPDVILMDEPFGALDAQTRMVMQDDLQMLARDAAATVLFITHDITEAVLLADRVVIMSQRPSRLLANIEINLPRPRDVFEPFRNPGFDAAYDAVWSVFRSQIDIRERSH, encoded by the coding sequence ATGAGTGAAGCAGTGCTGTCGTTCGATGCTATCGGCCAGGATTTCCCGACGCCGGGCGCGCGCTCGACCATTCGGGTCATCGACGGCATCAGCTTCGAGGTCGGAAGTGGCAAATTCGTTGCGGTGATCGGGCCGAGCGGCTGCGGCAAGAGTACGTTGTTGCAGATGGCCGCCGGCCTGTTGATGCCGACACGCGGCGGGGTTCGCCACCGCGGCCGCGCCGTCCGCGACGTCAACCGCGAAGTCGGCTTCGTACCGCAGCAGGCGCAGTTATTTCCGTGGAAGACGCTGGCTGAAAACGTCGAACTGCCGCTGCTGTTGCGCGGCATCGCCGCCGAGGAACGCCGGCATCGGGTCGCGTCCGCGCTCAAGGCGGTCGGCCTCGACGGCTTCGAGCATTATTTTCCAGGCCAGTTGTCCGGCGGTATGCAGAAGCGCGGCTCGATCGCGCGGACGCTGATTTACCGACCAGACGTTATCCTGATGGACGAGCCTTTCGGTGCGCTCGATGCACAGACCCGCATGGTGATGCAGGACGATCTGCAGATGCTGGCCCGGGACGCCGCCGCAACCGTGCTCTTCATCACCCACGACATCACCGAGGCGGTGCTGTTGGCGGACCGCGTCGTGATCATGAGCCAGCGCCCTTCCCGGTTGCTGGCGAATATCGAGATCAATCTGCCGCGGCCGCGCGACGTGTTCGAGCCATTTCGCAATCCCGGTTTCGATGCCGCCTACGACGCGGTGTGGTCGGTATTCCGTTCGCAGATCGATATCCGGGAACGTTCGCATTGA
- a CDS encoding sensor histidine kinase has translation MSNPAEKPEVFQLPADSTVAAPVRNRRAASQRVREARDRLTSTSGTRPAFDYELVRLYAQTRQSASMVVMLLVVATGLLFGIWMDAISAAAWTLGMLCIHAVVIRNCHRFLGEQPSPIQTRKWRTRFVMLDLLYGLAWTTLLIHPAGLGIVSNTLLMFLMLLVIAVSSMLAASLPIAALAATAPVTLAIALNFALGATFDNYVLALLAITAEVYFALLARRLHSTTLATLEARAEKDALIGELEQSKAISDEARHRAEAANVAKSRFLAQMSHELRTPLNAILGFSEVMKSEIFGGHAVAVYKDYSADIHNSGVHLLNLINEILDLSRIEAGRYELNEEAISLVHVVADCHHLLKLRASSRGITIHEVFEQDMPRIWGDERAARQIVLNLLSNAIKFTPQGGEIWLKVGWTASGGQYLSVKDTGSGIAEDEIPIVLASFGQGSNSIKSAEQGAGLGLPIAKSLVDMHGGTFTLKSKLRVGTEVIITFPPERVMSALAPMAQEAPPLQPGHAEIDENSRPRNKPIMNAGTGL, from the coding sequence ATGAGTAATCCCGCCGAAAAGCCCGAGGTGTTCCAGCTTCCGGCAGACAGCACGGTTGCGGCGCCTGTCCGCAACCGGCGCGCGGCATCGCAGCGGGTCCGCGAGGCGCGCGATCGGCTGACCTCGACCAGCGGCACAAGGCCCGCCTTCGATTACGAACTGGTCCGCCTCTACGCCCAGACCCGGCAGTCGGCATCAATGGTGGTGATGCTGCTGGTGGTGGCCACCGGGCTGCTGTTCGGGATCTGGATGGACGCGATTTCGGCGGCGGCCTGGACGCTGGGGATGCTGTGCATCCATGCCGTGGTGATCCGCAACTGCCACCGTTTCCTGGGCGAGCAGCCCTCGCCGATCCAGACCCGCAAATGGCGGACCCGCTTCGTGATGCTGGATCTGCTCTACGGCCTGGCCTGGACCACGTTGCTGATTCACCCGGCCGGCCTCGGCATCGTCTCCAACACCTTGCTGATGTTCCTGATGCTGCTGGTGATCGCGGTCTCCAGCATGCTGGCGGCGAGCTTGCCGATCGCCGCCCTGGCGGCGACCGCGCCGGTGACCCTGGCGATCGCGCTGAACTTCGCGCTCGGCGCCACCTTCGACAACTATGTGCTGGCGCTGCTGGCGATCACCGCCGAAGTGTATTTCGCGCTGCTGGCGCGACGGCTGCATTCGACCACGCTGGCGACGCTGGAAGCCCGCGCCGAAAAGGACGCGCTGATCGGCGAGCTCGAACAGTCCAAGGCGATTTCCGACGAGGCGCGGCATCGCGCCGAGGCCGCCAACGTCGCCAAATCGCGGTTTCTGGCGCAGATGAGCCACGAGCTGCGCACCCCGCTCAATGCCATTCTGGGCTTTTCCGAGGTGATGAAGAGCGAGATCTTCGGCGGCCACGCGGTGGCGGTCTACAAGGACTATTCGGCCGACATCCACAATTCCGGCGTGCATCTGCTCAACCTGATCAACGAGATCCTCGATCTGTCGCGGATCGAGGCCGGCCGCTACGAGCTCAACGAGGAAGCGATCTCGCTGGTCCATGTGGTCGCCGACTGCCACCATCTGCTGAAGCTGCGCGCCTCCAGCCGCGGCATCACCATCCACGAAGTGTTCGAGCAGGACATGCCGCGGATCTGGGGCGACGAACGCGCGGCGCGGCAGATCGTGCTGAATTTGCTGTCGAACGCCATCAAATTTACCCCGCAAGGCGGCGAGATCTGGCTCAAGGTCGGCTGGACCGCGTCCGGTGGCCAATATCTCAGCGTCAAGGATACAGGCTCCGGCATCGCTGAAGACGAGATCCCGATCGTGCTGGCGTCATTCGGCCAAGGCTCCAATTCGATCAAATCCGCCGAACAAGGCGCCGGCCTCGGCCTGCCGATCGCCAAGAGCCTGGTCGACATGCATGGCGGCACCTTCACGCTGAAATCCAAGCTGCGGGTCGGGACCGAAGTCATCATCACCTTCCCGCCCGAACGCGTGATGTCGGCGCTGGCGCCGATGGCCCAGGAGGCGCCGCCGCTGCAGCCCGGACATGCCGAAATCGACGAGAACAGCCGCCCGCGCAACAAGCCGATCATGAATGCCGGCACCGGGCTGTAG